In Helianthus annuus cultivar XRQ/B chromosome 3, HanXRQr2.0-SUNRISE, whole genome shotgun sequence, a single window of DNA contains:
- the LOC110929041 gene encoding uncharacterized protein LOC110929041 has translation MPGDKKIANPQLSAAVLKSDACAYFTNRNMIPGKVGIPSENVVSSVNAGFGNMKVSEQSVHYPSSICYDHHYPGPNENHHQLGGSCSCHQNCNGTLYKDNGSPLYYTHRGYNPYAFTSVDPQFSSSECYSMNCARYQDPTSYGSRYTMCSDGSLKSSGINTKRSMTAFDERFPSYLLDMQSRQSTSNISQSVLQSSHLCSLNKLGAACHSGSATKGYQQCPNMSSFGYQDLFADYSMIHAPKIRESEELTCGPRAQSTMIEHNEAEHSLKNKYNLDGFQTKYEEAKFFIIKSYSEDDVHKCVKYDVWSSTPNGNKKLDDAFLEAQGKSGSKCPVFLFFSVNGSGQFVGVAEMMGPVVFEKNMDFWQLDKWSGFFPVKWHIIKDIPNSQLRHIILENNDNRPVTYTRDTQEVGLHQGLEMLDIFKSYPSKTSLLDDLSFYEKREKLLKARRIGKLAFQPENNTSSGKGSMSTNGSLDPVSSIIHITRNLSLNTDMPKDKSL, from the exons ATGCCTGGGGACAAGAAGATTGCCAATC CCCAGCTATCAGCTGCAGTACTGAAGTCTGATGCTTGTGCTTACTTTACAAATCGAAATATG ATTCCTGGAAAAGTTGGGATCCCTTCGGAGAATGTAGTTTCTTCAGTCAATGCTGGGTTTGGCAATATGAAAGTTTCAGAGCAAAGTGTTCATTATCCTTCTAGTATATGTTACGATCATCATTATCCAG GACCTAACGAAAATCATCATCAGTTGGGTGGTTCTTGCTCTTGCCATCAAAATTGTAATGGGACCTTGTATAAGGATAATGGCTCACCTCTTTACTATACGCACAGAGGCTACAATCCGTATGCATTCACGAGTGTTGATCCCCAATTTTCCTCATCTGAATGCTACTCAATGAATTGTGCAAGATACCAAGATCCTACATCTTACGGCTCCAGATATACTATGTGTTCTGATGGTTCATTAAAGTCCAGTGGTATTAACACTAAAAGAAGCATGACCGCTTTTGATGAAAGATTCCCAAGTTATCTTCTTGATATGCAGTCTAGACAATCCACTTCTAATATTTCTCAGTCAGTTCTCCAGTCTTCGCATCTTTGCTCACTGAACAAG TTGGGTGCTGCTTGCCATTCTGGAAGTGCTACAAAAGGTTATCAACAATGTCCAAACATGTCATCATTTGGCTACCAAGACCTCTTTGCAGACTATTCCATGATTCACGCTCCCAAAATAAGAGAATCTGAAGAACTAACTTGTGGTCCTAGGGCTCAAAGCACCATGATCGAGCATAACGAAGCCGAGCATTCCTTAAAAAACAAGTACAATCTTGACGGATTTCAGACGAAGTATGAAGAAGCAAAGTTCTTCATCATCAAATCATACAGTGAAGATGATGTTCACAAATGTGTCAAATATGATGTTTGGTCCAGTACTCCCAATGGCAACAAGAAACTAGATGATGCGTTCCTTGAGGCCCAAGGAAAAAGCGGGTCAAAATGTCCTGTATTTCTCTTTTTCTCA GTAAATGGTAGTGGACAGTTTGTGGGCGTTGCTGAAATGATGGGGCCCGTTGTTTTTGAAAAGAACATGGATTTTTGGCAGCTTGATAAATGGAGCGGCTTCTTCCCAGTGAAGTGGCATATAATAAAAGACATTCCTAACTCACAGTTGAGACACATTATCCTTGAAAACAATGATAACCGTCCTGTTACATATACCAGGGACACCCAAGAG GTTGGATTACATCAGGGCTTAGAGATGTTGGATATTTTCAAGAGCTACCCATCAAAGACATCTTTGCTAGATGACTTGAGCTTTTATGAGAAACGTGAGAAGTTGCTTAAAGCCCGAAGGATTGGCAAACTTGCTTTCCAACCCGAG AATAATACCAGTTCTGGGAAAGGATCGATGAGCACGAATGGCTCCTTGGATCCGGTTTCATCTATCATCCATATCACCCGCAATCTGTCTCTTAATACGGACATGCCAAAAGATAAAAGTCTTTGA